A stretch of bacterium DNA encodes these proteins:
- a CDS encoding DUF6150 family protein — protein MPLLYKTDIAADADLKICFTEIRSEADLVAFESSSAWEATEPQIWCYTEIRSDAAKAIFITDSSYEAELLVFRTDIQSDAGWQNSGKAGLL, from the coding sequence ATGCCTCTTCTCTATAAAACCGACATCGCTGCGGATGCCGACCTCAAGATATGTTTCACTGAGATCCGCTCCGAAGCCGATCTGGTCGCCTTTGAGTCCTCCAGCGCCTGGGAGGCCACAGAGCCCCAGATCTGGTGCTATACAGAGATCCGCAGCGACGCTGCCAAGGCGATTTTCATCACCGACTCTTCTTATGAGGCTGAACTGCTCGTCTTCCGGACCGATATCCAGTCCGATGCCGGCTGGCAGAACAGCGGCAAAGCGGGACTGCTGTAA
- a CDS encoding molybdenum cofactor guanylyltransferase: protein MLTLVFSGMYKEITGIILAGGASARFGRDKALVRIGHHSAIGIAVELMQSIFKQVWISARRAEDYSFLNLPVIPDLYPGAGPLAGLHAALKQSTTDKNIVISCDLPLMNREVIDALITSSPGHQIVVVQAAERLQFFPGFYHRSLLPLIEERLACTPPGTGRNRSYSLYALIQQADTAVLDAASFPFIKETYFLNMNTPEDFEKIQRIAELGRSPKKNE, encoded by the coding sequence TTGCTTACGCTGGTCTTTAGCGGCATGTATAAAGAGATCACCGGGATCATTTTGGCCGGAGGGGCAAGTGCACGGTTTGGCCGGGACAAGGCGTTGGTGCGGATCGGCCATCATTCCGCCATCGGGATTGCCGTAGAACTCATGCAAAGCATTTTTAAACAGGTATGGATCAGTGCCCGCCGGGCAGAAGATTATTCATTTCTGAATTTGCCGGTAATCCCTGATCTCTATCCTGGGGCGGGTCCGCTCGCCGGCCTCCACGCCGCATTGAAGCAGAGCACCACGGATAAAAATATCGTGATTTCCTGCGATCTGCCGCTGATGAATCGAGAGGTCATCGATGCACTCATCACCAGCAGTCCCGGGCACCAGATCGTCGTCGTCCAGGCTGCGGAGAGACTCCAGTTCTTCCCCGGATTCTACCATCGCAGCCTGCTGCCGCTGATAGAAGAGAGGTTGGCATGCACGCCACCCGGGACGGGACGGAACCGGTCATATTCCCTTTATGCGTTGATACAGCAGGCTGATACTGCTGTGCTCGACGCGGCGTCATTTCCTTTCATCAAGGAAACGTATTTCCTGAACATGAACACACCGGAGGATTTCGAGAAGATCCAGCGGATTGCGGAGCTGGGGAGATCGCCGAAAAAAAATGAGTAG
- the nrfD gene encoding polysulfide reductase NrfD, whose product MNELTTTRHNELIDPFVHVWGWEIPVYLFLGGLVAGMMIIAGYFFIKGRDEGHKCICYQIPLLAMVLLSLGMFALFLDLEHKAYVWRVYTTFEIKSPMSWGSWILLLVYPALLVNFLLHVPAWIGDRLPFLNHGSRMIRSIKNIKRHVGKVNLVLGIMLGTYTGILLSALGARPLWNSAILGILFLVSGLSTASALVHMIAREREESEMLARADNLFLTIELFIIALFFIGLLSSTEVQIRSAMLLLTGPYAAVFWVFVILMGIVVPLFIQNLSVSHRIKHTPVAPVMVILGGFILRFVLVQAGQYSHYLNAHFIK is encoded by the coding sequence ATGAATGAATTGACGACGACGCGTCACAATGAACTGATCGATCCCTTCGTTCATGTCTGGGGCTGGGAGATCCCGGTCTATCTTTTTCTGGGCGGCCTGGTTGCGGGAATGATGATCATCGCCGGTTACTTTTTCATCAAGGGCCGGGACGAGGGACACAAGTGCATCTGCTACCAGATTCCGTTGCTCGCCATGGTACTGCTCAGCCTGGGCATGTTCGCCCTCTTTCTCGACCTCGAACATAAAGCCTACGTTTGGCGCGTCTATACCACCTTTGAGATCAAGTCGCCGATGTCCTGGGGCTCCTGGATACTGCTGCTGGTTTATCCGGCCCTGCTGGTCAATTTCCTTCTCCATGTACCGGCCTGGATCGGAGATCGTCTGCCCTTCCTCAATCACGGGTCGCGAATGATCCGCTCGATCAAAAATATCAAACGCCATGTCGGCAAAGTCAACCTGGTGCTGGGCATCATGCTCGGAACCTACACCGGCATCCTGCTCAGCGCCCTGGGAGCGCGTCCCCTCTGGAACAGCGCCATTCTAGGAATCCTCTTCCTGGTTTCCGGTCTTTCGACGGCTTCCGCGCTGGTGCACATGATCGCACGGGAGCGGGAGGAGAGCGAGATGCTGGCGCGGGCGGACAACCTGTTTCTGACCATCGAGCTTTTCATTATTGCTCTTTTCTTTATCGGCCTGCTGAGTTCTACCGAGGTGCAAATCAGGTCCGCCATGCTCCTGTTGACCGGCCCGTATGCAGCGGTATTCTGGGTGTTCGTTATCCTGATGGGGATCGTGGTCCCCCTGTTCATCCAGAACCTTTCGGTCAGCCATCGCATCAAGCACACCCCGGTTGCACCTGTCATGGTCATCCTTGGCGGATTTATTCTGCGTTTCGTGCTGGTCCAGGCGGGACAGTACAGCCATTATCTTAACGCGCATTTTATCAAATGA
- a CDS encoding YeeE/YedE thiosulfate transporter family protein produces MSSPHQADYFAPKPYWNPYLSGIGLGLVLLASFVIMGRGLGASGAFSSVVAYGMHQAAPEHTSANAFYAEYLGDGTTHPLKDWLVFEVIGVFIGGFISGKLGNRIKGKIEKGPRISNRGRLLYAFLGGGLMAIGAKLARGCTSGQALTGGALLNFGSWAFMISVFIGGYAFAYFMRRQWL; encoded by the coding sequence ATGTCCTCACCGCATCAGGCGGATTACTTTGCACCCAAGCCCTACTGGAACCCTTACCTTTCGGGAATCGGTCTGGGACTCGTGCTGCTGGCCTCCTTTGTGATCATGGGCCGGGGCCTGGGCGCTTCGGGCGCCTTCTCTTCGGTCGTCGCCTACGGTATGCACCAGGCCGCTCCGGAGCACACCAGCGCGAATGCTTTTTACGCCGAATACCTCGGCGACGGCACTACCCATCCTCTCAAGGACTGGCTGGTCTTCGAGGTTATCGGTGTCTTTATCGGAGGGTTCATTTCCGGCAAATTGGGGAACCGCATCAAGGGCAAGATTGAAAAGGGACCGCGCATCAGCAACCGCGGCCGGCTGCTCTATGCTTTCCTCGGCGGGGGATTGATGGCGATCGGAGCCAAACTGGCGCGCGGCTGCACCAGCGGTCAAGCCCTCACCGGCGGCGCTCTGCTGAATTTCGGCAGCTGGGCCTTCATGATCTCCGTTTTCATCGGCGGATACGCCTTTGCTTACTTCATGAGGAGACAATGGCTATGA
- a CDS encoding nucleoside-triphosphatase has product MTGGRIGLIVGRPDSGKTTYLDQVVRRARTRGICVGGLLSHGLWEEGLKKGFVLEDAASGARRILAGCRPEGDCTLLYGRFYFSPAAFAWGNAILAESAGIGLVVVDEYGPLEQQGVGLWPGIQALLNRHTGPLLLTVRPALRPGLHQRILAYAGL; this is encoded by the coding sequence ATGACTGGCGGCCGAATTGGTTTGATCGTCGGAAGGCCGGACAGCGGCAAGACAACCTATCTGGATCAAGTAGTTCGTCGTGCACGAACCCGCGGTATTTGCGTCGGTGGCCTCCTGAGTCATGGACTCTGGGAGGAGGGGCTGAAAAAGGGATTTGTGTTGGAGGATGCCGCTAGTGGCGCACGGCGCATCCTGGCGGGCTGTCGGCCTGAAGGAGACTGTACCCTCCTTTACGGGCGTTTTTATTTTTCACCGGCCGCTTTCGCCTGGGGGAACGCCATCTTGGCGGAAAGCGCAGGTATAGGGCTGGTGGTTGTCGACGAGTACGGCCCACTCGAGCAGCAAGGCGTCGGCTTATGGCCGGGAATTCAGGCTTTGCTCAATCGCCACACTGGCCCGTTACTACTCACGGTCCGGCCGGCATTGCGGCCGGGATTGCATCAACGAATTCTTGCTTACGCTGGTCTTTAG
- a CDS encoding DUF2202 domain-containing protein translates to MKTRVLALLLFVLALPLLAQPGRDQRGSSSRSIDNLPVEPLSADEEKSLYLMREEEKLARDVYQALYARWNLPVFQNIAASEQRHADRIKMLLDRYGLKDPFIDQPGLFTEVHLQELYSALVERGSVSQLDALKTGATIEDLDIHDLVTLLEKIDNQDIRLVYENLTKGSRNHMRSFYRLIVATGGSYGAQYISQEALDEIISSPMESGPVGESQGQNGRKGGERQGGDSAREGAKSIRVGNYPNPANPTTTIVYQLEEPGMVELAIYNSTGQLVRSAALGGQGTGEQRYLWDARDNLGHPVTSGLYFCRVSTGDAATVHRMLLIR, encoded by the coding sequence ATGAAAACCAGAGTTCTTGCATTACTGCTTTTTGTTCTGGCCCTGCCGCTGCTGGCACAACCCGGAAGAGACCAACGGGGCAGCAGCTCCCGGTCGATTGATAATCTGCCAGTCGAGCCGCTTTCAGCCGACGAGGAAAAGAGCCTTTACCTCATGCGCGAAGAGGAAAAACTGGCGCGCGACGTCTATCAGGCGCTTTACGCCAGGTGGAACCTGCCGGTATTTCAAAACATCGCCGCGAGCGAACAGCGGCACGCCGACCGGATCAAGATGCTGCTTGACCGCTATGGTTTGAAAGATCCTTTCATTGATCAGCCCGGTCTTTTCACCGAGGTGCATCTTCAGGAACTTTACAGCGCTCTAGTCGAACGGGGATCCGTTTCCCAGCTTGACGCCCTGAAAACAGGGGCAACCATCGAAGATCTGGACATCCATGATCTGGTCACCTTGCTTGAAAAAATCGATAACCAGGACATCCGGCTGGTCTATGAGAATCTGACCAAGGGGTCGCGAAATCATATGCGCTCGTTTTACCGCCTGATCGTTGCCACCGGGGGCAGTTACGGTGCCCAGTATATTTCCCAGGAAGCGCTCGACGAAATCATCTCCTCGCCGATGGAGAGCGGCCCCGTTGGCGAAAGCCAGGGCCAGAACGGCCGCAAAGGCGGCGAGCGTCAGGGGGGCGATTCGGCCCGGGAGGGCGCTAAATCCATCCGCGTGGGCAACTATCCCAATCCTGCCAATCCCACTACCACCATCGTCTACCAGCTCGAGGAGCCCGGGATGGTGGAGCTGGCCATCTACAACAGCACCGGACAGTTGGTGCGTTCGGCAGCGTTGGGTGGTCAGGGCACGGGCGAGCAGCGCTACCTCTGGGATGCCCGCGACAATTTAGGCCATCCCGTCACCAGCGGTCTCTATTTTTGCCGAGTCAGCACCGGCGATGCAGCGACTGTGCACCGGATGCTGTTGATACGCTGA
- a CDS encoding NifB/NifX family molybdenum-iron cluster-binding protein, which produces MKIAIPIANSMLCAHFGHCEQFALITVDAETRTILGREDVIPPPHEPGLLPGWLAERDAQVIIAGGMGQRAQMLFTDHKIQVIVGAPTASPEELAREYLAGSLQSGVNTCDH; this is translated from the coding sequence ATGAAAATCGCTATTCCCATCGCCAACAGTATGCTCTGTGCCCACTTCGGCCACTGCGAGCAGTTCGCCTTGATCACCGTCGACGCGGAGACCAGGACCATCCTGGGGCGGGAGGATGTCATTCCCCCACCTCATGAACCGGGCCTGCTGCCGGGCTGGCTTGCAGAGCGCGATGCCCAAGTTATCATTGCCGGAGGTATGGGGCAGAGGGCCCAGATGCTCTTCACCGATCACAAGATTCAGGTCATCGTCGGTGCACCGACTGCCAGCCCCGAAGAGTTGGCCCGGGAGTACCTGGCTGGCAGCTTGCAGAGTGGAGTAAACACCTGCGATCACTGA
- a CDS encoding 4Fe-4S dicluster domain-containing protein, with translation MARFAMVIDTKKCVGCMDCVVACKTENRVPEGFNRDWITTEARGKFPSVQMEIRSERCNHCDNPPCVHCCPTGASHVHTLGGVVLVHHELCIGCKACLASCPYDARFIHPEGYADKCTFCIHRVEKGMDPACVAVCPTHCMYFGDLEDPHSPVSRLLTARRYHAIAPEAGTDPQIFYLI, from the coding sequence ATGGCCCGATTTGCGATGGTCATTGATACCAAAAAGTGTGTGGGCTGCATGGACTGTGTTGTCGCCTGCAAGACCGAGAACAGGGTTCCTGAAGGCTTCAACCGCGATTGGATTACCACCGAAGCCAGAGGCAAGTTCCCCTCCGTCCAGATGGAGATCCGCTCCGAGCGCTGCAATCATTGTGACAATCCCCCGTGTGTCCATTGCTGCCCGACCGGAGCCAGTCATGTGCACACACTGGGTGGCGTGGTACTGGTGCATCACGAGCTCTGCATCGGCTGCAAGGCCTGCCTGGCTTCCTGCCCTTACGATGCCCGCTTCATCCATCCCGAGGGCTATGCCGACAAGTGCACCTTTTGCATCCATCGGGTCGAGAAGGGGATGGACCCCGCTTGTGTGGCCGTCTGCCCGACCCATTGCATGTATTTCGGCGATCTCGAAGATCCCCACAGCCCGGTCAGCCGGCTGTTGACCGCGCGGCGCTACCATGCCATAGCCCCTGAGGCGGGAACCGATCCGCAGATATTCTATTTGATCTAA
- the wecB gene encoding UDP-N-acetylglucosamine 2-epimerase (non-hydrolyzing): protein MKILSILGTRPEAIKMAPVIKELEKYPQEVDSLICVTGQHRQMLDQVLELFDIHPDMDLHLMQPNQRLAVLTARLFETLDGVLEETRPDWILAQGDTTTVFVSAVMAYYHDIRFGHVEAGLRTLDKRRPFPEEMNRRLADAATDAWFAPTERARRALLAEGFPEADIHVTGNTIVDALLEISQRPFDWQKSALCAIPQEGRMVLITAHRRESFGEPFRELCQAIRELAGSFPDTRFIYPVHLNPNVRRPVGEILHGLGNVHLIEPVDYLTLVHLMKRSALVLTDSGGIQEEAPTFAVPVLVMRDTTERPEGVEAGVARLVGTSRERIVLGAAKVLEEGSWISPTRSFINPYGDGRAARRIVEIVLGAKVS from the coding sequence ATGAAAATTCTTTCCATTCTCGGTACGCGGCCGGAGGCGATCAAGATGGCCCCGGTTATCAAGGAACTGGAAAAATATCCGCAGGAAGTGGATAGCCTGATCTGCGTCACCGGCCAGCACCGGCAGATGCTCGATCAGGTGCTTGAGCTTTTCGATATCCATCCCGATATGGACCTTCATCTCATGCAGCCCAATCAGCGGCTTGCGGTTCTCACCGCCCGCCTCTTCGAAACCCTGGATGGCGTACTGGAGGAAACTAGACCCGACTGGATCCTCGCCCAGGGGGACACTACCACGGTCTTTGTCTCCGCGGTGATGGCCTATTATCATGATATCCGTTTCGGCCATGTCGAAGCGGGCCTTCGCACACTGGACAAGCGCCGTCCCTTCCCGGAGGAGATGAACCGCCGCCTGGCGGATGCCGCAACCGATGCCTGGTTTGCACCTACCGAACGGGCGCGGCGGGCTCTGCTGGCAGAGGGATTTCCGGAAGCGGACATCCATGTCACCGGCAATACCATCGTCGATGCTCTGCTGGAGATTTCACAACGTCCATTCGATTGGCAGAAAAGTGCCCTTTGTGCGATTCCGCAGGAGGGGCGCATGGTCCTGATCACCGCTCACAGGCGGGAGAGCTTTGGCGAGCCGTTTCGCGAACTCTGCCAGGCCATCCGCGAACTGGCCGGTTCGTTTCCCGACACACGCTTTATCTATCCGGTGCATCTGAACCCCAATGTACGTCGTCCGGTTGGGGAAATCCTCCATGGGCTGGGGAATGTCCATCTCATCGAGCCGGTTGACTATCTCACCCTGGTCCACCTCATGAAGAGGTCGGCTCTGGTTCTCACCGATTCGGGAGGGATTCAGGAGGAGGCGCCGACTTTCGCTGTGCCGGTGCTGGTGATGCGCGATACCACCGAGCGGCCGGAAGGGGTGGAGGCGGGCGTCGCTCGGCTGGTGGGGACGAGCCGGGAACGGATCGTTCTTGGAGCGGCCAAGGTCCTGGAAGAGGGATCATGGATTAGCCCGACACGCTCCTTTATCAATCCCTACGGGGATGGCCGCGCAGCCCGGCGTATCGTGGAAATCGTTTTGGGTGCAAAGGTGTCGTAA
- a CDS encoding YeeE/YedE thiosulfate transporter family protein, producing MSAPFFKYGLFNDEVSLVVAVFIGIGFGFFLERAGFGNGRKLAAQFYFTDMTVLKVMFTAIVTAMIGVYYLSVLGVLDLSLVYINPTYLAPQIVGGLILGIGFVIGGYCPGTACVSASTGRYDGWAYVGGLFAGILFFGEVFKLVEKFYVSTAMGKVTLPQLLHLPYGLMVFLVCVMALGAFAAAEWGEKKMAAKKEGE from the coding sequence ATGAGTGCACCCTTTTTCAAATATGGCCTCTTCAATGACGAGGTCAGCCTGGTTGTTGCGGTTTTTATCGGGATTGGATTCGGCTTCTTTCTTGAGCGGGCCGGATTTGGCAACGGCCGCAAACTGGCCGCCCAGTTCTATTTCACAGACATGACCGTGCTCAAGGTCATGTTTACCGCCATCGTGACAGCCATGATCGGCGTCTACTATCTTTCGGTCCTCGGCGTACTCGATCTCTCTCTGGTCTATATCAATCCGACCTATCTGGCGCCGCAGATCGTCGGCGGATTGATCCTCGGCATCGGATTCGTCATTGGCGGCTACTGTCCTGGCACCGCGTGCGTTTCCGCCTCTACCGGCCGTTACGACGGTTGGGCCTATGTGGGCGGACTCTTCGCCGGCATTCTCTTCTTCGGTGAGGTATTCAAGCTGGTCGAAAAATTCTATGTCTCCACCGCTATGGGTAAGGTGACCCTGCCGCAGCTGCTGCATCTGCCGTACGGTTTGATGGTCTTTTTGGTCTGTGTCATGGCCCTGGGCGCCTTCGCCGCCGCCGAGTGGGGCGAAAAAAAGATGGCTGCGAAGAAGGAGGGCGAATAA
- a CDS encoding rhodanese-like domain-containing protein, whose translation MNVAEALKKMSLNARLAALLLLFGFIAIFAGDPYGGAKTEIDAQELALIVDRQVDHVAAEELADWIIQNRSDYRLIDLRTEKEYDEYHIPTSENITLAGLMDAGLQRNEKIVLYSEGGIHSAQAWFLLKARGYKAVYMLFGGLEEWKDKVLFPAVPENPTPEQRVAFAKIKEVSTYFGGTPQSNAAAVTAQPQTALPKLSLPAGGTGPKPQGKKKKEGC comes from the coding sequence ATGAATGTGGCAGAAGCGTTGAAAAAGATGAGTCTGAACGCCAGGTTGGCCGCCCTGCTGTTGCTCTTTGGCTTCATCGCCATTTTTGCCGGCGATCCCTACGGTGGGGCCAAAACGGAAATTGATGCCCAGGAACTGGCGCTCATCGTGGACCGGCAGGTCGATCATGTGGCCGCCGAGGAGCTGGCGGACTGGATCATCCAGAACCGCAGCGACTACCGGCTGATTGATCTGCGTACCGAGAAAGAATATGACGAATATCATATCCCGACATCCGAAAATATCACCCTGGCCGGATTGATGGATGCGGGCCTGCAGCGCAACGAGAAGATCGTACTCTATTCGGAGGGAGGCATCCATTCAGCCCAGGCCTGGTTCTTGTTGAAGGCCCGGGGCTACAAAGCCGTTTACATGCTCTTCGGCGGACTCGAGGAATGGAAGGACAAGGTGCTCTTTCCGGCGGTGCCGGAGAACCCTACTCCCGAACAGCGGGTGGCTTTTGCCAAAATCAAAGAGGTGAGCACCTATTTCGGGGGCACGCCGCAGAGCAACGCGGCAGCCGTCACAGCCCAGCCGCAGACCGCATTGCCCAAACTGAGCCTGCCTGCCGGAGGCACTGGCCCCAAGCCCCAAGGCAAAAAGAAAAAAGAGGGTTGTTGA
- a CDS encoding molybdopterin-dependent oxidoreductase, which translates to MDSISRRKFLKISGATMAASAAAGSVMSRAGERLNNKAPRGIQKIPTFCDICFWKCGAIAYVEDGRLWKVEGNPLDPLSQGRLCPRGSGGVGAHYDPDRLKYPLMRKTARGKEEWVQVTWDEALTFIAEKMKKIKAEHGPEAMALFSHGIGGNFLKHLFKAYGSANIGAPSFAQCRGPRDVGFRLTFGEDVASPERTDIKNAQCLVLLGSHLGENMHNSQVQEFSEALAKGASLIVVDPRISVAAGKAKYYLPIKPGTDLALLLAWMNVLISENLYHRDYVEKYGFGFANFAAEIEPYTAEWAYPETGIEPELIRATAREMARYKPATLIHPGRHVTWYGDDAQRSRAIALLNALMGNWGVKGGFYYPVSMDVPAYPYPAYPHSEKPKVDNPGNQYPFAHEVNTNGIRKATISGMPYPVKGWFVYATNLIHALPDEQETIRAIQNLDLLVVIDVIPAEIAGWADVVLPESVYLERFDDLNVEWFREPFIALRQPVVDAPHDQKPNWWIAKKLAEKLGLGHYFPWKDIEEYFEYRLNAAGLDYSRLKREGIIRGEKQPVYFAEGVPDVFPTPSGKIEFYSLQLAQAGFDPVPKYTQPAPPPDGYFRLLYGRAPVHSFSRTQSNRVLMDMLDENEVWINQDIATRWGLKTGDYIRLKNQDGVISNRIKIKATERIRADCVYIIHGFGHNARQLTYAYQKGASDAQLITRYKTDPIMGGTAMNVNFVTFELEA; encoded by the coding sequence ATGGATTCCATTTCCAGACGCAAGTTTTTAAAGATCAGCGGAGCCACCATGGCCGCCTCCGCTGCCGCCGGAAGCGTCATGAGCAGGGCGGGAGAGAGGCTGAACAACAAAGCCCCACGGGGTATCCAGAAGATACCAACTTTTTGCGATATCTGTTTTTGGAAATGCGGGGCGATCGCCTATGTGGAGGATGGCCGGCTGTGGAAGGTGGAGGGTAATCCCCTCGATCCCCTCAGCCAGGGGCGGCTCTGTCCGCGCGGCAGCGGGGGTGTCGGAGCGCATTATGATCCCGACCGGCTTAAATACCCCTTGATGCGCAAAACGGCGCGCGGCAAGGAGGAATGGGTACAGGTCACGTGGGACGAAGCCCTGACCTTTATTGCGGAGAAGATGAAAAAGATCAAGGCCGAACATGGCCCCGAAGCCATGGCCCTCTTCAGCCACGGCATCGGCGGTAATTTCTTAAAACATTTGTTCAAAGCCTATGGCTCGGCCAACATCGGCGCTCCCTCCTTCGCGCAGTGCCGTGGTCCGCGCGACGTGGGCTTCAGGCTCACTTTCGGAGAGGATGTCGCCTCACCGGAACGGACCGATATTAAAAATGCCCAATGTCTGGTTCTGCTTGGCTCACACCTGGGCGAGAACATGCATAACAGCCAGGTACAGGAGTTCAGCGAAGCCCTGGCGAAAGGGGCCAGCCTCATTGTCGTCGATCCCCGGATTTCGGTGGCTGCAGGCAAGGCGAAATACTACTTGCCCATTAAGCCCGGCACCGACCTCGCGCTGTTGCTGGCCTGGATGAACGTCCTGATCAGCGAAAATCTTTACCACCGGGATTACGTCGAGAAGTACGGATTTGGTTTCGCAAATTTCGCTGCCGAGATTGAGCCGTACACGGCTGAATGGGCCTATCCCGAGACCGGGATTGAACCCGAACTTATCCGCGCAACCGCTCGCGAAATGGCACGTTATAAGCCGGCCACTCTGATCCACCCCGGACGCCATGTCACCTGGTATGGCGATGATGCCCAACGCTCGCGTGCCATCGCCCTGCTGAATGCCTTGATGGGAAACTGGGGTGTCAAGGGCGGATTTTATTACCCGGTCAGCATGGATGTGCCCGCTTACCCATATCCCGCCTACCCGCATTCAGAAAAACCCAAGGTCGACAATCCCGGTAACCAGTATCCCTTTGCACACGAAGTCAATACCAACGGCATCCGCAAAGCGACCATCAGCGGAATGCCATACCCGGTTAAGGGATGGTTTGTCTATGCGACGAACCTGATCCATGCCCTGCCGGACGAACAGGAGACCATCCGGGCGATTCAGAACCTCGATCTGTTGGTGGTTATCGATGTCATCCCCGCCGAGATCGCCGGCTGGGCGGACGTCGTCCTGCCCGAATCGGTTTATCTTGAGCGCTTTGACGATCTCAATGTCGAGTGGTTCCGCGAACCCTTCATCGCCCTGCGCCAGCCGGTTGTCGATGCCCCTCATGATCAAAAGCCCAACTGGTGGATCGCCAAAAAACTGGCCGAAAAGCTCGGTCTCGGCCACTATTTCCCCTGGAAGGATATCGAGGAGTATTTCGAGTATCGCCTCAACGCCGCTGGGCTGGATTATAGCCGGCTGAAGAGAGAAGGCATCATCCGCGGCGAAAAGCAGCCTGTCTATTTCGCGGAAGGGGTCCCCGATGTTTTCCCGACGCCCTCCGGCAAGATCGAATTCTATTCATTGCAGCTGGCCCAGGCTGGATTCGACCCGGTTCCCAAATACACCCAGCCGGCACCTCCACCGGACGGTTATTTCCGCTTGCTCTATGGCCGGGCCCCGGTGCACTCGTTCAGCCGCACCCAGTCCAATCGGGTGCTGATGGATATGCTGGACGAAAATGAAGTTTGGATCAATCAGGACATCGCCACCCGCTGGGGTCTCAAAACCGGGGATTACATTCGTCTCAAGAACCAGGATGGTGTAATCAGCAACCGGATCAAGATCAAGGCCACCGAGCGGATTCGCGCCGATTGCGTTTATATCATCCACGGCTTCGGCCACAATGCACGGCAGCTCACGTATGCGTATCAGAAGGGAGCCAGCGACGCGCAGCTCATCACCCGATACAAAACGGATCCCATCATGGGCGGCACTGCGATGAATGTCAATTTTGTGACCTTTGAGCTGGAGGCGTGA
- a CDS encoding HD domain-containing protein, with amino-acid sequence MGRKSQIVRWISREELKELKEWFAAYVRSFCSMERLQQRNFLLKEEHTLRVCEEIRAIGREVGCDEEELVLAEAVALLHDIGRFEQYARYRTFVDLRSENHAVLGLKVLADKALLDGFDPQVQQIINEAIRHHNRASLPMEEAEWLFYVRLLRDADKLDIWQVVTEYYQHAQQERNEAIELDLPDIPEISEPVLQDLAQKKIVQVRHLKSLNDFKLLQMGWIFDINYLPTYRAIRERRYLEKIRRVLPPDVRIDEIHAVMQHHLEMRIACSSGRAGST; translated from the coding sequence ATGGGAAGGAAGTCGCAGATCGTGCGCTGGATCTCTAGAGAGGAACTGAAAGAGCTTAAGGAGTGGTTCGCCGCTTATGTCCGCTCCTTTTGCAGCATGGAGCGCTTGCAACAGCGCAATTTCCTCCTAAAGGAGGAGCATACCCTGAGGGTCTGCGAAGAGATCAGGGCCATCGGCCGGGAGGTCGGATGTGATGAGGAAGAACTCGTTCTGGCCGAGGCTGTAGCTTTGTTGCATGACATCGGCCGTTTTGAGCAATATGCTCGCTACCGCACCTTCGTCGACCTGCGCTCCGAAAATCATGCGGTATTGGGATTAAAGGTCCTGGCCGATAAAGCCCTCCTCGACGGTTTTGATCCGCAGGTTCAGCAGATTATAAATGAAGCAATACGCCATCACAACCGCGCCTCTCTGCCGATGGAAGAAGCGGAATGGCTCTTCTATGTCCGACTGTTACGCGACGCGGACAAGTTGGATATCTGGCAAGTGGTGACAGAATATTATCAGCATGCGCAGCAAGAACGCAATGAGGCTATCGAGCTTGATCTCCCCGATATACCGGAAATCTCGGAACCGGTCCTACAGGATCTGGCCCAAAAAAAAATCGTGCAGGTGCGGCACCTCAAGAGCCTCAACGACTTTAAACTCCTGCAGATGGGCTGGATATTCGATATCAATTACCTTCCGACCTACCGGGCTATCAGAGAACGGCGATATCTTGAGAAGATCAGGCGGGTTCTGCCCCCGGATGTCCGTATCGATGAAATCCATGCCGTCATGCAGCACCATCTGGAGATGAGAATAGCGTGCTCAAGTGGCAGAGCCGGTTCTACTTAA